CTGGCTGGGCATTTTCTGTTGCTGGCAGGGTTATATCTGGCATTGCGCCCCTTTACGCCGAAACGCCGCCTCGCCTGGGGCGCGCTGCTGGCGGCGGCTGCGCTGGTGCACGCTTATTTGCTGGCGATGGTTGCGTTGATCTGGCTTGCCGACCTTGCCGCGAAAACCCTTCAGCGGCGCCAGACGCCGGGTAAGGCCTTGATCGAGTTGATCGGTCTGTTTCTGCTGGTCAGTGTCTGCTGCTGGCAGGCGGGTTATTTCAGCATAGGCGACAGCGGTCTGGCGTTGATGGGGTATGGCCTGTTCCGGGCGAATGTGCTGACCTTTTTCGATGCGGGTGTCTGGTCCTATACCTTGCAGGACATGCCGGGTGTACTGGGCGACGGCGACGGGTTCGCATTTCTGGGCCTGGGCGTGATCTGCCTGGGGATCTTTGCCTTGGTGCCGGTGCTGCAAGGGACGACTGACCTGGGAGCCAAGGCTCGCCGTTACCCGTTGGTTTTGCTCGCGCTGGCAGGGCTGGCGATATTCGCCGTTTCCAACAATATCGGCGTAGGGCCATTCGAATTCAGGATTCCGCTGCCGGATGCGGTGGTTGCCGTGGCCACGATTTTTCGTGGCTCGGGGCGAATGATCTGGCCGCTCATGTACATGGCCATTTTTGCGATCCTTTATGTGGTGATTCGCGGGCACTCTTCGCGCGTGGCGTTGATGCTGCTGAGTGTGGCGCTGGTGGTTCAGGTGGCAGACACGCGCGCCGGCTGGGCGGTGTCGCGCGGTTTCTTCATGGCCACGCCGTCGCCCACATGGAAGACGCCATTGGTCGACCCGTTCTGGGAGCAGGCGGCGAAGCGTTATCAGGCAGTGCGTTGGCTGCGACCGGAGAATTATCCGGAACAGTGGATGACCCTGGCCGACTACTCGGGTCGCCATCACTTGCCGACCAACGCGGTCTACCTTGGGCGCGTCAGTACGGTTGCCACTGAAGCCGCTCAAGCGGTGTCGGATCGAATGGTCAGTTCTGGAAACTATGCAGCCGATACCCTGTACGTGCTCAGTAACCGTACTGTGCTGGAAGCAGCTCTGACCTTGAATCGCGACACCGATGTGCTCGCCAGAATTGACGGGTTGAACGTCTTGGCGCCGGGCTGGAAGCGTTGCGCCGACTGCCTGCCGATATCGGCCCCGGACCCATTGACGCTGATCCCGCCACTCAAGTCGGGCGAGAGAGTCGTGTTCAATCCCAGCAGTCTGGCGACGTTTTTCCTCGGTAAAGGGTGGGCGAACAATGAACCGTGGGGCACCTGGTCCGAGGGGAATGAGTCGCAAATTGCCCTGCGGCCGACTGCTCGGGTGCACTCGTTCTTGCTGGAAACCACTGCGCTGCTGGCCCCTTCACACACCGAGCAAGCAGTGGAAATTTTCGTCAACGATATACGCGTGCTGTCCACCCGGCTGGTCAAGCCTGAAGCGAATCGCCTGAATGTCGAGTTGCCGGTCGAAGTGCAGCAGCGTGTCGAGCAACAAGGTGTGCTGAATATTCGTTTCAGATACGCCAACGCTATCAGTCCGGTTGAGTTGGGCATGGGCAAGGACATGCGCAAGCTGGCGATCGGGATACAGGCGTTGACGGTGAATTGAGCCGGTGTTGTTCCTTTCGCCCATAGACGCTGTCCATGGGCCTTTCTAAACTGCCCGCAGACCGGGGAGTAGGGGCAATGGATGAATCGAAATGAATTACGCAAGGCCGACATCAATCTGATGGTGGTGTTCGAGACCTTGATGCTCGAACGCAACGTGACCCGGGCGGCGGAGAAGCTGTTTCTCGGCCAGCCGACCATCAGTTCGGCGCTCAATCGCTTGCGCGCGATGTTCAACGATCCGCTGTTCATTCGCGTCGGCCATCGCATGGAGCCGACTGCCCGGGCCGAAGAGCTGTTCAAGTACCTGTCGCCGGCCCTTGACTCGCTGTCGGTGGCGCTGAGCCTGACTCACGATTTCGACCCGGCCGTGAGCAACATGACGTTCCGGATCGGCCTGTCCGATGACGTCGAATTCGGCCTGCTGCCACCGTTGCTGCGGGCGCTGCGTCAGGAAGCACCCAGCGTAGTGTTCGTGGTGCAACACGTCGACTACTGGCGCATCCCCGACCTGCTGGCCGCCGGCGACATCACCGTCGGCATCAGTCAGACCCGGGGCCTGCCGGCCAATGCCAAGCGCAAGCTGCTGCGGCATATCCAGCCGAGCATCCTGCGCGCCGATGCCTCGGATTCGCCGCTGACCCTCGATGAATACTGTTCGCGCCCACACGTACTGGTGTCGCACACCGCCAACATCAGCGGCTATGCCGATGAGTGGCTGGCGGAAATCGGCCGCACCCGGCATGTGGTGTTGTCGGTGCCGCAATACAGTGCACTGCCGGCATTGCTGGCCGGCACCGACCTGATCGCCAGCCTGCCGGACTACACCGCCGAAGCCATGGCTGCCTCCGGGCTGTTGTTCAAGGAACCGTTTCCGTTCAAGACGCCGATGCTGGATCTGTCGATGGTCTGGCTCAGCCACGTCGACAGCGACCCGGCCGAGCGCTGGCTGCGGTCGCGGCTTGAGGCGTTCATGAGTGAGCGGCCACTGACCGCGCCCTGAATCCCACCACAAATCTCCCCCTGTAGGAGTGAGCCTGCTCGCGATGAGGGTGTGTCAGTCGACATTGATGTTGTCTGACACGACTCCATCGCGAGCAGGCTCACTCCTACAAGGGTTTGCGTTCGTCTGGTCGGGCTGCTTTGCTCAATGGCAATGATCCCGGCTGGAGACTTGTCCGATGAGCATTTCCCGTTCGTTGCTGCGTGGGCGCGGCAGTCTCGACAGTGGCAAGGTCGGCATGGTCGAGTTGTTTTTCGATCTGGTGTTCGTGTTTGCCGTGACTCAGCTCTCGCATTCGTTGCTCGCGCATTTGTCGATCCTGGGCGCGGTGCAGGTGGCGCTGTTGATGGTCGCGGTGTGGTGGGTATGGATTTTCACTTCGTGGATCACTAACTGGCTCGACCCGGAAAAATTGCCGATCCGTCTCGGCCTGTTCGGGCTGATGATCGCCGGTCTGTTGCTGTCGTCCTCGATCCCCAGGGCTTTCACCGAGCGCGGGCTGATGTTTGCCTCGGCGTTCGTGTTCATGCAGGTCGGGCGCACGTTGTTTGCGATCTGGGCGGTGCGTGGCGAGTCGCTGAGCATGACCCGCAACTTCCAGCGAATTCTGGCGTGGTTGATGTGCTCCGGCGTGTTCTGGATCGTCGGAGCCTTTCTTGACGGGCAACAACGTCTGCTGTGTTGGGCGCTGGCGCTGCTGATCGAGCTGATCTCGCCTTCGCTGTATTTCTGGGTGCCGGGGCTGGGGCGTTCGTCGTTGAGCGACTGGAACGTCGAAGGCAATCACATGGCCGAGCGCTGCGCGCTGTTCGTGATCATCGCCCTGGGCGAATCGTTGCTGGTGACCGGTGCGACGTTCGCTGAACTGACGCTGAGCGCCACCGGAGTCATGGCGTTTCTGG
The Pseudomonas fluorescens genome window above contains:
- a CDS encoding DUF6311 domain-containing protein, which translates into the protein MKLSATHRATALLPVLLGILAFFIVVGPRALNPMNIAWLGDGDPATHYQGWVFFRHSPWTFPLGLNPSYGLELGNGIIFSDSNPLFAFIFKPFSALLPEPFQYFGLWLLTCFILQSWFAWKLIGLFSRDVALRLLGAGMFLFIPAMIVRMSVHLSLAGHFLLLAGLYLALRPFTPKRRLAWGALLAAAALVHAYLLAMVALIWLADLAAKTLQRRQTPGKALIELIGLFLLVSVCCWQAGYFSIGDSGLALMGYGLFRANVLTFFDAGVWSYTLQDMPGVLGDGDGFAFLGLGVICLGIFALVPVLQGTTDLGAKARRYPLVLLALAGLAIFAVSNNIGVGPFEFRIPLPDAVVAVATIFRGSGRMIWPLMYMAIFAILYVVIRGHSSRVALMLLSVALVVQVADTRAGWAVSRGFFMATPSPTWKTPLVDPFWEQAAKRYQAVRWLRPENYPEQWMTLADYSGRHHLPTNAVYLGRVSTVATEAAQAVSDRMVSSGNYAADTLYVLSNRTVLEAALTLNRDTDVLARIDGLNVLAPGWKRCADCLPISAPDPLTLIPPLKSGERVVFNPSSLATFFLGKGWANNEPWGTWSEGNESQIALRPTARVHSFLLETTALLAPSHTEQAVEIFVNDIRVLSTRLVKPEANRLNVELPVEVQQRVEQQGVLNIRFRYANAISPVELGMGKDMRKLAIGIQALTVN
- a CDS encoding LysR substrate-binding domain-containing protein; protein product: MNRNELRKADINLMVVFETLMLERNVTRAAEKLFLGQPTISSALNRLRAMFNDPLFIRVGHRMEPTARAEELFKYLSPALDSLSVALSLTHDFDPAVSNMTFRIGLSDDVEFGLLPPLLRALRQEAPSVVFVVQHVDYWRIPDLLAAGDITVGISQTRGLPANAKRKLLRHIQPSILRADASDSPLTLDEYCSRPHVLVSHTANISGYADEWLAEIGRTRHVVLSVPQYSALPALLAGTDLIASLPDYTAEAMAASGLLFKEPFPFKTPMLDLSMVWLSHVDSDPAERWLRSRLEAFMSERPLTAP
- a CDS encoding low temperature requirement protein A, which codes for MSISRSLLRGRGSLDSGKVGMVELFFDLVFVFAVTQLSHSLLAHLSILGAVQVALLMVAVWWVWIFTSWITNWLDPEKLPIRLGLFGLMIAGLLLSSSIPRAFTERGLMFASAFVFMQVGRTLFAIWAVRGESLSMTRNFQRILAWLMCSGVFWIVGAFLDGQQRLLCWALALLIELISPSLYFWVPGLGRSSLSDWNVEGNHMAERCALFVIIALGESLLVTGATFAELTLSATGVMAFLVAVLGSIGMWWVYFDSGAERAHHRIAHSSDPGRQARIAYTYLHVLIVAGVIVSAVADELVLVHPDHASDAGILVIVGGPWLFLLGNALFKWVMSDRPLPPLSHLAGLVLLMLALPLALNHWFSALVLGALTTAIVVLVALWESLALRQASASITSEKAAGE